The following nucleotide sequence is from Candidatus Chlamydia corallus.
GGTACAACAAATTAACAAGCAAAGAAGCTCGACAAGCTAAAGGTGGAGACACCTCTGTATATAATGTAGATCGCTTGGTTGTGAATAAGTTATTCGATGAGTTGGGGAATCGTTTTGTAGAAAGAAAAGGTGGTTACACGCGTATTTTAAAACTACAAAATAGAATTGGTGATAATGCTCAAAAGTGTATTATAGAGTTTTTAGCTAGCTAAAGCTAATAAATTTCCAATTTATCGAATTTTAAGGATAGGCAATGAAAGTTGTAATTAATGGTTTTGGACGCATTGGTCGTTTAGTTTTAAGGCAAATCTTGAAAAGAAACTCTTCATTGGAAGTCCTCGCTATTAATGATCTTGTTCCTGGAGATACCCTTACGTATCTCTTCAAATTTGACTCTACACATGGACGTTTCCCTGGAGATGTGCATTGTGAGGAGGACCACCTTGTTCTTGGACAGCGAAAAATTAAATTTTTGTCAGAACGTAATGTTCAAAATCTTCCCTGGAAAGACTTAGGCGTTGATCTCGTTATTGAGTGTACTGGACTCTTCACAAAAAAAGAAGATGCTGAGAAACATCTTCAATCTGGGGCTAAACGAGTATTAATTTCAGCTCCTGGAAAAGGTGATATTCCTACTTTTGTTATGGGAGTGAACCACAATACTTTCGATCCAGAAAAAGACCTTGTTATATCGAATGCTTCTTGCACTACAAATTGTTTAGCTCCTCTTGCTAAAGTTTTATTGGATAATTTTGGAATTACAGAAGGTTTGATGACAACAGTTCATGCTGCTACTGCTACTCAACTAGTTGTTGATGGACCTTCTAAGAAAGATTGGAGAGGAGGACGTGGATGTTTGCAAAATATTATTCCCGCCTCAACTGGAGCTGCAAAAGCTGTAACTCTATGTCTTCCTGAATTAAAGGGAAAATTAACGGGTATGGCCTTCCGGGTTCCTGTCGAAGACGTGTCTGTAGTTGATTTGACTGTCAGATTAGATAGATCTGCGACTTATGATGACATTTGCAAAGCTATGAAACAGGCTTCAGAAAGTGATTTAAAAGGAATTTTGGATTATACAGATGAGCAGGTTGTTTCTTCAGATTTTATAGGATCTGAGTACTCCTCTATATTTGATGCTCTAGCTGGTATCGCTTTGAATGATCGGTTCTTCAAGCTAGTTGCGTGGTATGATAACGAAATAGGATATGCTACGCGCATAGTAGATTTATTAGAGTATGTAGCAAAAAACTCTAAATAAAAGGTTATAATTACGTGTATTTTACAAGAGACCCTGTCATAGAAACTGTAATTACCTCTCGAGAGGGGTATAAATTGTCGGTAAGGAATACAAAACATCTTTCACAAGATCCTTTTATGGTTGAAGCTATAGAAGTTATTTCTTTAGGAAATATTTGTTTTTTCCGAAACTGTGATCACAGTAAACCTTTTTTAGTCCCTGCTGGAGACTACGAGGTTATGGAAGTCCGTGATACTAAAATCAATTTGAAAGCAGTCGGTTTAGATCGTGGAGTCAAGATAGCTGGTGGTAGAGAAGCACTAATTAAATTAACCAAGTCCACTCCACAACCTTTTATTGATGAGAAGCTTGCTGATAGTCCCGAAGAAGGAACAGAACCAGCACCTCCTAGTAAAAAGGAAAAGAAAGAGACGAGAAAGGATTCCTTTAAAGGTGAGAAGTGGAAAGAGAAGAAAAAGCTAAGTCGTCGTAGAAATCACAAAGAAATTGCCGAAGTGGCTGGCGCATCGCAAGAAATCTTGGATACTGTTAAAGAAGAACTTTGGGAAGAATCTCAAGAGAATGAAATTGTTGAGCAGAAGAAATTTTCCTTGCTCCCGCCTCCAGCAAAGTTGATATCAGAAGTAATTTCTCAAACTGTTGTAGATCCAATAGTTACTTCCGCAGATCTTAACGAGTCATTACAAGCTTTGGTTCGGGAAAGCAGCGAAGTCATAAATGCTTTATTGTCTGCAGATGATGCTATGCATTTTCCTGAGACAGAGGATGAACCCTCCCCAGTCTCTTTTGCAGTAGAAGAAGATGCTTCTGCAATGTTCTTACCTGAAACATCTTCTGCTACAGAAGAAGAATAGTAATTTTCAGAGGCATGTTTTAAGTTCAAGTTAGCTTAAGGCGTGTCCTTTGGTAATGCGAAAAATCATTGATCTAGAAAAATCCCTGTGTTAAGATGTTCTTTAGTTTTCTATCCTTATAGAAAAAAGATCCTCTTTAAAGAACATGCCTTTTAATTGAAGGCTTCTCTAAGCAGAGAATTGTCTTTTGTGCTCAGATGGTGGAATGGTAGACACTAGGGACTTAAAATCCCTTGGGCGTAGGCCCGTGCAAGTTCGAGTCTTGTTCTGAGCAATTTTCTAAGTTTTTCAATTTAAGTAGAGTTGTCTTG
It contains:
- the gap gene encoding type I glyceraldehyde-3-phosphate dehydrogenase, with translation MKVVINGFGRIGRLVLRQILKRNSSLEVLAINDLVPGDTLTYLFKFDSTHGRFPGDVHCEEDHLVLGQRKIKFLSERNVQNLPWKDLGVDLVIECTGLFTKKEDAEKHLQSGAKRVLISAPGKGDIPTFVMGVNHNTFDPEKDLVISNASCTTNCLAPLAKVLLDNFGITEGLMTTVHAATATQLVVDGPSKKDWRGGRGCLQNIIPASTGAAKAVTLCLPELKGKLTGMAFRVPVEDVSVVDLTVRLDRSATYDDICKAMKQASESDLKGILDYTDEQVVSSDFIGSEYSSIFDALAGIALNDRFFKLVAWYDNEIGYATRIVDLLEYVAKNSK
- the grgA gene encoding GrgA family transcription factor, encoding MYFTRDPVIETVITSREGYKLSVRNTKHLSQDPFMVEAIEVISLGNICFFRNCDHSKPFLVPAGDYEVMEVRDTKINLKAVGLDRGVKIAGGREALIKLTKSTPQPFIDEKLADSPEEGTEPAPPSKKEKKETRKDSFKGEKWKEKKKLSRRRNHKEIAEVAGASQEILDTVKEELWEESQENEIVEQKKFSLLPPPAKLISEVISQTVVDPIVTSADLNESLQALVRESSEVINALLSADDAMHFPETEDEPSPVSFAVEEDASAMFLPETSSATEEE